The following proteins come from a genomic window of Ursus arctos isolate Adak ecotype North America unplaced genomic scaffold, UrsArc2.0 scaffold_12, whole genome shotgun sequence:
- the LOC113254436 gene encoding guanylate-binding protein 6-like isoform X2 — translation MVLVLPNLHCGAASTMQCPQDHELQKQYLDLLQMKEELEESCKKKDQLLRDAQRALAEEQDKRETAEREKQLLEEKCTQLRQQLNVLEIYCKESMTQMKEELRRREKHEKEQDERIQRLEAKMKDLTEKKQNTENYCTSKTTANDKKENNLEPSWWSKICELIEELYLLIAKFFSCG, via the exons ATGGTCCTGGTACTCCCAAACCTACACTGTGGGGCAGCCTCCACAATGCAGTGCCCCCAAGATCACGAGCTACAGAAGCAGTACCTG GACTTGCTGCAGATGAAGGAGGAATTAGAGGAAAGCTGTAAGAAGAAAGACCAGCTTCTCCGTGATGCACAAAGAGCCTTAGCAG AGGAGCAGGACAaaagagagacagcagagagggaaaagcagcttCTTGAGGAAAAATGTACACAGTTGCGGCAACAGTTAAATGTTCTAGAAATATATTGCAAGGAATCCATGACCCAGATGAAAGAGGAGCTGAGACGGAGAGAAAAACATGAGAAAGAGCAGGATGAGAGGATTCAGAGGCTTGAG GCCAAAATGAAAGATTTgactgaaaaaaagcaaaacactgaAAATTACTGCACTTCAAAGACAACGGcaaatgataagaaagaaaataatctggaGCCTTCATGGTGGTCTAAAATTTGTGAGCTGATAGAAGAGTTGTATTTACTAATTGCCAAGTTTTTCTCTTGTGGATAA
- the LOC113254436 gene encoding guanylate-binding protein 7-like isoform X1: protein MQKIHLTIGAVPCLDNAGIPLSWCEIPTEMVLVLPNLHCGAASTMQCPQDHELQKQYLDLLQMKEELEESCKKKDQLLRDAQRALAEEQDKRETAEREKQLLEEKCTQLRQQLNVLEIYCKESMTQMKEELRRREKHEKEQDERIQRLEAKMKDLTEKKQNTENYCTSKTTANDKKENNLEPSWWSKICELIEELYLLIAKFFSCG, encoded by the exons ATGCAAAAGATACATCTAACTAT TGGAGCAGTTCCTTGTCTGGACAACGCGGGGATACCCCTGTCCTGGTGTGAGATTCCCACAGAAATGGTCCTGGTACTCCCAAACCTACACTGTGGGGCAGCCTCCACAATGCAGTGCCCCCAAGATCACGAGCTACAGAAGCAGTACCTG GACTTGCTGCAGATGAAGGAGGAATTAGAGGAAAGCTGTAAGAAGAAAGACCAGCTTCTCCGTGATGCACAAAGAGCCTTAGCAG AGGAGCAGGACAaaagagagacagcagagagggaaaagcagcttCTTGAGGAAAAATGTACACAGTTGCGGCAACAGTTAAATGTTCTAGAAATATATTGCAAGGAATCCATGACCCAGATGAAAGAGGAGCTGAGACGGAGAGAAAAACATGAGAAAGAGCAGGATGAGAGGATTCAGAGGCTTGAG GCCAAAATGAAAGATTTgactgaaaaaaagcaaaacactgaAAATTACTGCACTTCAAAGACAACGGcaaatgataagaaagaaaataatctggaGCCTTCATGGTGGTCTAAAATTTGTGAGCTGATAGAAGAGTTGTATTTACTAATTGCCAAGTTTTTCTCTTGTGGATAA